CCGAACGGACGAACTCTCCGTTGTCCTTCAACCAGGAGACGAGGGCCTTGCTCTCCAGCCCCAGCTCCTTGGCGAGTTCGTAGACCCGCTTCGCCACGCGTGTGCTCCTCTGTCGTTACTACATGGGCGTGCTCATCGGTTGGTGACGCTCATCGCGAGTTCATCCGTGATCACTCTTCTCCGGTCGGTCCAGGAACGCGGTCAACGGCGAGAGGTCGAGCGGGCCCGCGAGCCGCAACGCCCGCTGGAACGCCTTGCGGCGTTCCGCGAGGTCGACGCATCCGGGGTCGGGGTGGACGTGCGCGCCCCGGCCCGGCAGCCGTCCGCGCGGGTCGACGACGAGGATGCCGTCCGGCCCGGCGACGACGCGCAGGAGTTCGAACTTCGCCGCTCGGGAACGGCAGCCCACACAGGTGCGGACCGGAGCGCCCGAGCGTCCAGTCATCGAGTCTACCGCCATGTCCCCTCTAGGGCACTACCGGATACTCCGTCCGGCCGTACGCCGGCCCTACCCGCCCGCCGCGGGCTCCGTGGCGCCCGCCGCCGCCTCGCCCTCGGTGTCGGCGTGGATGTCGATGCGCCAGCCGGTCAGCCGCGCGGCCAGGCGGGCGTTCTGGCCCTCCTTGCCGATGGCGAGCGAGAGCTTGAAGTCCGGCACGGTCACCCGCGCCGACTTCGCGGCGGCGTCGACCACCTCGACCTTGGTGACCGTCGCCGGGGACAGGGCGTTGCCGACGAACGTCGCCGGGTCGTCGGACCAGTCCACGATGTCGATCTTCTCGCCGTGCAGCTCGGTGACGACGTTGCGCACCCGCTGGCCGAGCGGCCCGATGCAGGCGCCGCGGGCATTGACCGACGGCGAGTGCGAACGCACCGCGATCTTCGAGCGGTGACCCGCCTCGCGGGCGATCGCGGCGATCTCGACGGTGCCGTCGGCGATCTCCGGCACCTCCATCGCGAACAGCTTCTTCACGAGGTTCGGGTGGGTGCGC
The genomic region above belongs to Mycobacteriales bacterium and contains:
- a CDS encoding YlxR family protein, whose translation is MGCRSRAAKFELLRVVAGPDGILVVDPRGRLPGRGAHVHPDPGCVDLAERRKAFQRALRLAGPLDLSPLTAFLDRPEKSDHG